In a genomic window of Amphiprion ocellaris isolate individual 3 ecotype Okinawa chromosome 11, ASM2253959v1, whole genome shotgun sequence:
- the LOC111575383 gene encoding ADP-ribosylation factor-like protein 6 isoform X3: protein MGLLDKLSGWLGLRKKEVNVLCLGLDNSGKTTIINQLKPANVQAQEIVPTIGFNIEKFKSSSLSFTVFDMSGQSRYRNLWEHYYKESHAIIFVIDSGDKLRMVVAKEELDTLLNHDDIRIKKIPVLFFANKMDLRDAMSSVKVSQMLSLENIKDKPWHICASNAIKGEGLQEGLDWLQDHIKTMST from the exons ATGGGGCTGCTGGATAAACTGTCGGGCTGGCTCGGCCTGAGGAAGAAAGAGGTCAACGTTCTGTGTTTGGGACTGGACAACAGCGGCAAAACGACCATCATCAACCAACTCAAACCAGCTAAT GTACAGGCGCAAGAAATAGTCCCGACAATTGGCTTCAACATTGAAAAGTTCAAGAGTTCAAG CCTGTCGTTCACAGTCTTTGATATGTCTGGGCAGAGCAGATACAGAAACCTATGGGAGCATTACTACAA AGAAAGCCACGCCATCATCTTTGTCATTGACAGCGGTGACAAACTGAGGATGGTTGTTGCAAAAGAGGAGCTAGATACACTTCTTAACCATGACG ATATCCGCATCAAAAAGATCCCAGTATTGTTCTTCGCTAACAAGATGGATCTGCGGGACGCAATGTCTTCTGTGAAGGTCTCACAGATGTTGAGTTTGGAGAACATCAAAGACAAACCCTGGCACATCTG TGCCAGCAATGCTATCAAAGGAGAGGGTCTACAGGAAGGTTTGGACTGGCTACAAG ATCATATCAAAACAATGAGCACATGA
- the LOC111575383 gene encoding ADP-ribosylation factor-like protein 6 isoform X1: MGLLDKLSGWLGLRKKEVNVLCLGLDNSGKTTIINQLKPANHSNHLGPLSEDWKHVSQVQAQEIVPTIGFNIEKFKSSSLSFTVFDMSGQSRYRNLWEHYYKESHAIIFVIDSGDKLRMVVAKEELDTLLNHDDIRIKKIPVLFFANKMDLRDAMSSVKVSQMLSLENIKDKPWHICASNAIKGEGLQEGLDWLQDHIKTMST, encoded by the exons ATGGGGCTGCTGGATAAACTGTCGGGCTGGCTCGGCCTGAGGAAGAAAGAGGTCAACGTTCTGTGTTTGGGACTGGACAACAGCGGCAAAACGACCATCATCAACCAACTCAAACCAGCTAAT CATTCGAATCATTTAGGCCCTTTGTCAGAAGACTGGAAACATGTTAGTCAG GTACAGGCGCAAGAAATAGTCCCGACAATTGGCTTCAACATTGAAAAGTTCAAGAGTTCAAG CCTGTCGTTCACAGTCTTTGATATGTCTGGGCAGAGCAGATACAGAAACCTATGGGAGCATTACTACAA AGAAAGCCACGCCATCATCTTTGTCATTGACAGCGGTGACAAACTGAGGATGGTTGTTGCAAAAGAGGAGCTAGATACACTTCTTAACCATGACG ATATCCGCATCAAAAAGATCCCAGTATTGTTCTTCGCTAACAAGATGGATCTGCGGGACGCAATGTCTTCTGTGAAGGTCTCACAGATGTTGAGTTTGGAGAACATCAAAGACAAACCCTGGCACATCTG TGCCAGCAATGCTATCAAAGGAGAGGGTCTACAGGAAGGTTTGGACTGGCTACAAG ATCATATCAAAACAATGAGCACATGA
- the LOC111575383 gene encoding ADP-ribosylation factor-like protein 6 isoform X2 codes for MGLLDKLSGWLGLRKKEVNVLCLGLDNSGKTTIINQLKPANHSNHLGPLSEDWKHVSQVQAQEIVPTIGFNIEKFKSSSLSFTVFDMSGQSRYRNLWEHYYKESHAIIFVIDSGDKLRMVVAKEELDTLLNHDDIRIKKIPVLFFANKMDLRDAMSSVKVSQMLSLENIKDKPWHICASNAIKGEGLQEGLDWLQEQIAQ; via the exons ATGGGGCTGCTGGATAAACTGTCGGGCTGGCTCGGCCTGAGGAAGAAAGAGGTCAACGTTCTGTGTTTGGGACTGGACAACAGCGGCAAAACGACCATCATCAACCAACTCAAACCAGCTAAT CATTCGAATCATTTAGGCCCTTTGTCAGAAGACTGGAAACATGTTAGTCAG GTACAGGCGCAAGAAATAGTCCCGACAATTGGCTTCAACATTGAAAAGTTCAAGAGTTCAAG CCTGTCGTTCACAGTCTTTGATATGTCTGGGCAGAGCAGATACAGAAACCTATGGGAGCATTACTACAA AGAAAGCCACGCCATCATCTTTGTCATTGACAGCGGTGACAAACTGAGGATGGTTGTTGCAAAAGAGGAGCTAGATACACTTCTTAACCATGACG ATATCCGCATCAAAAAGATCCCAGTATTGTTCTTCGCTAACAAGATGGATCTGCGGGACGCAATGTCTTCTGTGAAGGTCTCACAGATGTTGAGTTTGGAGAACATCAAAGACAAACCCTGGCACATCTG TGCCAGCAATGCTATCAAAGGAGAGGGTCTACAGGAAGGTTTGGACTGGCTACAAG AACAAATTGCACAGTAA